The following DNA comes from Candidatus Firestonebacteria bacterium RIFOXYD2_FULL_39_29.
GGATTTTTAAAGCACCTCCGGATGTAATTACTATTATTTTTGCTTTTTTTGAAAGAGCATCCTTAAACGCAGATATTGTTTCTTCAGTATTTCCTGAATGTGAAACAGCAAAAACAAGAGTATCTTCACCCACCCATTTTGGAACTGTATAATTTCTATTTACAGTTATGGAAACAGATGAATTATCATATAATAGATTCTTAAGAATATCTCCGCCAATCGCAGAGCCACCAAGCCCTGTAAAAAGAACCTTACTTGCATTTTTATAATCAAGAGGTACCTTTGCATCTTTACCAATCCTGATACCGGTCTTAACCATCTCAGGGAAGTTCAACACATTTTCCATCATACTTGACGGATCCAGCTTTTTCATTCCTTTTAAATAATCAAGATCAAACATAGCTTTATTTTCCCCCTTCTTTCAGCCATTTAACTTCTTTTTCCAAACCATAATCAAAAGTAACGCCGGGTGCGTAGCCCAGTAGTTTCTTTGCTTTTGAAATATCAGACCAGGTATGTGAAACATCACCGTTTTGAGCTTTAAAATACTGTGATTTAGCTTTTACTCCTGTAAATCTTTCCAGTTTTTTAATAACTTCCAAAAGATTAATTTTACGCCCTCCTCCCAGATTAATAATCTCTCCTTTGATTTTGCTCTTTGCTGCAAGTATACAGCCGTCAACTATATCGGAAACATATGTAAAATCCCTTGTTGATTTTCCATTAGCAAATACCGGCAAGAAATCTCCGTTCAACATTTTCGTTATGAATATATTAAAACCCATATCAGGTCTTTGTCTCGGACCAAAAACTGTAAAGAACCTCAGGATTATGTAGGGTATTCCAAAATTTGCGCCATAAGAAAATAGCAGCTTTTCCCCTGCAAGTTTTGTAACTCCATAAGGAGAAACAGGATTGGTTTCTGTAGTCTCTTTAACCGGCAGTTCTTTTGTATCACCATAAACCGAGGACGAAGAGGCAAATACCAGTTTTTTTAGTTTTTTGCTGTTTTTCACAGATTCCAGTAAATTTGCAACAGCAAGAATATTATTATCGGTATAAACATTGAAATCCTTTCCCCAGCTTGACCTGACTCCTGCTTGCGCAGCAAGATGGAAAACATAATCGGCGTCACTAAGAATATTTTTAAGATCTAGGTTATTCAGATTACCTTCAATAAAATCGAAATTATTATTTTTCCTTAACTCAATTAAATTGCTTTTCTTGATCTCTTTCGAATAGTAATCGGTAAAACAATCAAGACCCACAACATCAAAACCTTTACCGGTCAATTTCTCACAAAGATGAGAACCTATAAATCCGGCAGCTCCGGTTACAACTGTTTTCATCTTTTCTCCTCGCTGAACTTGATAATTTCAGAAAACTTCATACTTTCTTTGAATAGAAAATATATTCCAAGTATAGTTCCAACCGCAAATGTAAGAAAATTCTGCACTATTGAAAAACCCATGGCTTCCCCGCCGTTTACCCCGTAATAATTCAAAACAAGTACTGATATAAACTGTGTCGGTCCTATTCCGCCCGGTGATGGAGGG
Coding sequences within:
- a CDS encoding UDP-glucose 4-epimerase, with translation MKTVVTGAAGFIGSHLCEKLTGKGFDVVGLDCFTDYYSKEIKKSNLIELRKNNNFDFIEGNLNNLDLKNILSDADYVFHLAAQAGVRSSWGKDFNVYTDNNILAVANLLESVKNSKKLKKLVFASSSSVYGDTKELPVKETTETNPVSPYGVTKLAGEKLLFSYGANFGIPYIILRFFTVFGPRQRPDMGFNIFITKMLNGDFLPVFANGKSTRDFTYVSDIVDGCILAAKSKIKGEIINLGGGRKINLLEVIKKLERFTGVKAKSQYFKAQNGDVSHTWSDISKAKKLLGYAPGVTFDYGLEKEVKWLKEGGK